In one Candidatus Palibaumannia cicadellinicola genomic region, the following are encoded:
- the rplL gene encoding 50S ribosomal protein L7/L12, with the protein MSLTKEQILDAVAEMSILDVTKLISMMEEKFGVSSIANVAVTPSTIEAVEEQTEFEVVLRAIGSNKVSVIKTVRSALGLGLKEAKDLVESAPITLKESVSKDDAEVLRKALEDAGASVEIK; encoded by the coding sequence ATGTCACTCACTAAAGAACAAATTTTAGACGCCGTAGCCGAAATGTCTATTTTAGATGTTACTAAGCTAATTTCTATGATGGAAGAAAAATTTGGTGTTTCCTCTATTGCTAATGTAGCTGTGACTCCCAGTACTATTGAGGCTGTTGAAGAACAAACTGAGTTTGAAGTGGTACTTAGAGCTATTGGTAGTAACAAAGTTTCTGTTATCAAAACAGTACGAAGCGCTCTTGGTCTGGGCTTAAAAGAAGCAAAAGACTTAGTTGAATCTGCACCAATTACCCTAAAAGAAAGTGTAAGTAAAGATGACGCTGAAGTTTTAAGAAAAGCTTTGGAAGATGCTGGTGCTTCTGTTGAGATCAAATAA
- the rpoB gene encoding DNA-directed RNA polymerase subunit beta: MVYSYTEKKRIRKDFGKRPQVLDVPYLLSIQLDSFQKFIERDPEGQYGLEAAFRSVFPIQSYSGNAELQYVSYRLGDPIFDVKECQIRGVTFSVPLRVILRLIIYEREVPETSMKEQEVYMGEIPLMTENGTFIINGTERVIVSQLHRSPGVFFDSDKGKIHSSGKVLFNARIIPYRGSWLDFEFDQKDHLFVRIDRRRKLPATIILRALHLSTNEILETFFEKVVFNINEHKLEMELVPERLRGETASFDIEANGTIYVEKGRRITVHHIRKLKKDYINKIKVPVEYIIGKVIAKDYISNNTNEIIATANTEVSIELLHKLSAAGFHCIEILFTNDLDHGAYISDTLRIDPTKDRLSALVEIYRMMRPGEPPTREAAENLFENLFFSEDRYDLSAVGRMKFNRALLRQEIEGSGLLSKDDIIEVMKKLIDIRNGKGEVDDIDHLGNRRIRSVGEMAENQFRVGLVRVERAVKERLSLSDLDTLMPQDIINAKPISAAVKEFFGSSQLSQFMDQNNPLSEITHKRRISALGPGGLTRERAGFEVRDVHPTHYGRVCPIETPEGPNIGLINSLSVYAQTNEYGFLETPYRRVHNGIVTEEIHYLSAIEEGNFVIAQANTNLDENGNFIDDLVTCRNKGESSLFSHEQVNYMDVSTQQVVSVGASLIPFLEHDDANRALMGANMQRQAVPTLRTDKPLVGTGMERIVAVDSGVTAVAKRGGIVQYVDASRIVININSNEMYSDEAGIDIYHMTKYIRSNQNTCISQKPCVSLGERVERGDVLADGPSTDLGELALGQNMRIAFMPWNGYNFEDSMLVSERVVQDDRFTTIHIQELACISRDTKLGPEEITADIPNVGEAALCKLDESGIVYIGAEVTSGDILVGKVTPKGETQLTPEEKLLRAIFGEKASDVKDSSLRVPNGFSGTVIDVQVFTRDGVEKDKRALEIEEMQLKQAKKDLTEELRIFEAGLFTRIRDVLISDGIDINIDKISKLSSEQWLKFGLQNVDKYHQLEQLTEQYHELKKVFDKRLEEKRSKITQGDDLSPGVLKIVKVYLAVKRQIQPGDKMAGRHGNKGVISKINPIEDMPYDEKGVPVDIVLNPLGVPSRMNIGQILETHLGMAAKGIGDKINTMLKQHQDIIKIREFIQKAYNVGDNVRQKVDLNLFSDEEVLRLATNLKNGMPIATPVFDGATEKEIKELLQLGELPTSGQITLFDGRTGEKFERQVTVGYMYMLKLNHLVDDKMHARSTGSYSLVTQQPLGGKAQFGGQRFGEMEVWALEAYGAAYTLQEMLTVKSDDVNGRTKMYKNIVDGNHTMEPGMPESFNVLLKEIRSLGINIELEEE; encoded by the coding sequence ATGGTTTACTCCTATACCGAAAAAAAACGTATTCGTAAAGATTTTGGAAAACGTCCACAAGTGTTAGACGTTCCTTATCTTCTTTCGATACAACTTGATTCTTTTCAGAAGTTCATTGAACGTGATCCGGAAGGTCAATATGGGCTAGAAGCTGCTTTTAGGTCCGTATTCCCGATACAGAGCTATAGCGGCAACGCTGAATTACAATATGTTAGTTATCGTTTAGGAGATCCTATCTTCGATGTTAAAGAGTGCCAAATTCGTGGTGTGACTTTTTCTGTACCATTACGCGTAATATTACGCTTAATTATCTATGAGCGTGAAGTACCAGAAACTTCAATGAAAGAACAAGAAGTATACATGGGTGAAATTCCCCTTATGACTGAGAATGGTACATTTATTATTAATGGAACTGAACGTGTTATCGTTTCACAATTACACCGTAGTCCTGGTGTTTTTTTTGATAGCGATAAGGGTAAGATCCACTCATCAGGTAAAGTTTTATTTAATGCACGTATTATTCCTTATCGAGGATCTTGGCTAGATTTTGAATTTGATCAAAAAGATCACTTATTTGTTCGTATAGATCGCCGTCGTAAATTACCAGCTACGATTATTCTACGTGCGTTGCACTTAAGTACTAACGAAATTCTAGAAACTTTCTTTGAAAAAGTAGTTTTCAATATTAATGAACATAAGTTAGAGATGGAACTAGTTCCTGAACGTTTACGTGGAGAAACAGCTTCATTTGATATTGAAGCAAATGGTACTATATATGTAGAAAAAGGCCGTCGTATTACCGTACATCATATTCGCAAGCTTAAAAAAGATTACATTAATAAAATCAAAGTACCCGTCGAATACATTATCGGTAAAGTGATAGCAAAAGATTATATTAGTAATAATACAAACGAAATAATTGCTACTGCTAATACTGAAGTTTCTATTGAATTATTACATAAACTAAGTGCAGCTGGATTTCACTGTATTGAAATCTTATTTACAAATGACTTAGATCATGGTGCCTATATTTCAGATACATTGCGCATTGATCCTACAAAAGATCGTCTTAGTGCATTAGTAGAAATCTATCGTATGATGCGTCCTGGTGAACCACCAACCCGCGAAGCGGCTGAAAATCTTTTCGAAAATCTATTTTTTTCAGAAGATCGTTATGATTTATCTGCTGTTGGTCGAATGAAATTTAATCGTGCATTGTTACGTCAAGAGATAGAAGGTTCTGGTCTTTTGAGTAAAGATGACATCATAGAAGTAATGAAGAAACTAATTGATATTCGTAACGGTAAAGGTGAAGTAGATGATATCGATCATCTTGGCAATCGTCGTATCCGTTCTGTTGGTGAAATGGCAGAAAATCAATTTAGAGTGGGTTTAGTTCGCGTAGAACGTGCTGTTAAAGAACGTTTATCTCTAAGTGATTTGGATACTCTGATGCCGCAAGATATTATTAACGCTAAACCAATTTCAGCAGCTGTGAAAGAATTTTTTGGTTCTAGCCAATTATCGCAATTTATGGACCAAAATAATCCATTATCTGAGATTACCCATAAACGCCGTATTTCTGCACTAGGACCAGGTGGCCTTACTCGTGAACGTGCTGGATTCGAAGTACGTGACGTACATCCAACTCATTATGGTCGTGTTTGTCCCATCGAAACCCCAGAAGGACCTAATATTGGTCTAATAAACTCTCTCTCTGTATATGCACAAACGAACGAGTATGGGTTTCTAGAAACACCATATCGTCGTGTACATAATGGTATTGTTACTGAAGAAATTCATTATCTTTCTGCGATTGAAGAGGGTAACTTCGTTATTGCACAGGCAAATACTAATCTAGATGAAAACGGTAATTTTATTGATGATCTAGTTACCTGTCGTAATAAGGGTGAATCTAGTTTATTTAGCCATGAACAAGTGAACTATATGGATGTTTCAACTCAACAGGTTGTTTCTGTTGGTGCTTCTCTTATTCCTTTTCTAGAGCACGATGATGCTAATCGCGCTTTAATGGGTGCCAATATGCAACGTCAAGCAGTACCGACTTTACGTACAGACAAGCCATTAGTAGGTACTGGTATGGAGCGTATAGTAGCAGTTGACTCTGGAGTCACTGCTGTTGCTAAACGTGGCGGGATAGTTCAATATGTGGACGCTTCGCGTATTGTGATTAATATTAATAGTAATGAAATGTATTCAGATGAAGCTGGAATTGATATTTATCACATGACGAAATATATTCGTTCTAATCAGAATACCTGTATTAGTCAGAAGCCTTGTGTATCTTTAGGTGAACGAGTTGAGCGCGGTGATGTATTAGCTGATGGTCCATCTACTGATCTAGGAGAACTAGCCTTAGGGCAAAATATGCGTATAGCATTCATGCCATGGAATGGTTATAACTTTGAAGATTCTATGTTAGTCTCCGAACGTGTCGTACAAGATGATCGTTTTACAACTATTCATATACAGGAATTAGCTTGTATATCACGCGATACAAAACTTGGTCCTGAAGAGATTACTGCTGATATACCAAATGTAGGTGAAGCAGCGCTCTGCAAACTAGATGAATCAGGAATAGTCTATATTGGTGCAGAAGTTACGAGTGGTGACATACTAGTAGGTAAGGTTACACCAAAAGGTGAAACTCAGCTGACTCCAGAAGAAAAACTATTACGCGCTATTTTTGGCGAAAAAGCTTCAGACGTGAAAGATTCTTCATTACGAGTACCCAATGGTTTCTCTGGTACAGTAATCGATGTACAGGTTTTTACTAGAGACGGAGTAGAAAAAGACAAGCGAGCACTAGAAATTGAAGAGATGCAGCTTAAACAGGCTAAAAAAGATCTAACAGAAGAATTAAGAATTTTCGAAGCGGGTTTATTCACTCGTATTCGTGATGTACTAATCTCTGATGGTATAGATATTAATATTGATAAAATATCGAAGTTAAGTAGCGAGCAATGGCTTAAATTTGGTTTACAAAATGTAGACAAATACCATCAACTAGAACAATTAACAGAACAGTACCATGAGTTGAAAAAAGTTTTTGATAAAAGATTGGAAGAAAAGCGTAGTAAGATTACTCAAGGAGATGATCTCTCCCCTGGTGTTCTCAAAATAGTAAAGGTATACCTAGCAGTAAAAAGACAAATTCAGCCTGGCGATAAAATGGCTGGTCGTCACGGTAACAAAGGTGTGATTTCTAAGATCAATCCAATTGAAGATATGCCTTACGATGAAAAGGGCGTACCAGTTGATATAGTACTAAATCCACTGGGTGTTCCATCACGTATGAATATTGGTCAGATTCTTGAAACACATTTAGGAATGGCTGCGAAAGGTATCGGTGATAAAATTAATACTATGCTTAAGCAGCACCAAGATATAATCAAAATACGTGAATTTATTCAGAAAGCTTATAATGTGGGCGATAATGTACGACAAAAAGTTGATCTTAATCTATTTTCCGACGAAGAAGTACTACGGCTAGCTACAAACTTAAAAAATGGTATGCCAATAGCAACACCAGTGTTTGATGGTGCTACAGAGAAAGAAATTAAAGAACTCCTACAGTTAGGAGAGTTGCCAACATCTGGTCAAATAACTCTCTTTGATGGTAGGACCGGTGAAAAATTTGAGCGTCAAGTAACAGTAGGCTATATGTATATGCTTAAACTTAATCATCTAGTTGATGATAAAATGCATGCGCGTTCAACTGGATCTTATAGCTTAGTGACTCAACAACCTCTGGGTGGTAAAGCACAGTTCGGTGGTCAACGTTTCGGTGAAATGGAAGTTTGGGCACTAGAAGCTTATGGTGCAGCATATACGTTACAAGAAATGTTGACCGTCAAGTCAGACGATGTTAATGGTCGTACCAAAATGTATAAAAATATTGTTGATGGTAATCACACTATGGAACCAGGAATGCCGGAATCTTTCAACGTCTTATTAAAAGAAATACGTTCTCTGGGTATTAATATTGAACTAGAAGAAGAATAA
- the rplJ gene encoding 50S ribosomal protein L10 yields MALNLQDKQAIVAKVKKLAKDALSAVVADYRGIPVNEMTKLRTAGRTMGVNMLVVRNTMMYRVVENTHFASLKETFFGPTLIAFSTQHPGAAARLFKSFAKDNTTFHIKAAAFEGRIIPGSQIDQLATLPTYEEAIANMMFTLKEASLGKLARILMALSHQKQKAA; encoded by the coding sequence ATGGCACTCAATCTGCAGGATAAACAAGCGATTGTTGCTAAAGTAAAAAAATTAGCTAAAGATGCACTATCTGCTGTTGTTGCTGATTACCGTGGTATTCCAGTAAATGAAATGACCAAACTACGTACAGCAGGTCGTACAATGGGCGTCAATATGCTTGTTGTTCGTAACACGATGATGTATCGCGTTGTTGAAAATACTCATTTTGCATCTTTAAAAGAAACTTTTTTTGGGCCCACTTTAATTGCATTTTCTACTCAACATCCGGGTGCAGCTGCCCGTCTTTTTAAAAGTTTTGCTAAAGATAATACAACATTTCATATTAAAGCAGCAGCTTTTGAAGGTAGAATTATTCCGGGGTCACAGATAGATCAATTAGCTACTCTGCCAACTTACGAAGAAGCAATTGCAAATATGATGTTTACTCTAAAAGAAGCATCTTTAGGAAAACTAGCTCGCATTTTGATGGCACTATCGCATCAGAAACAAAAAGCGGCGTAA